GAAGGCGTTCTTGAGGTCGGACAGCTTGCGCCGGTCGCTGCGGCCGAAGACCGCCTCGACGAGCGCCGCTTCGAACTTCGAGAGCGTCGATGGCGCGCCTGCGCTGCCCGCGTCCGGCGCCCGCTCGAACAGGATGTCCTGACGGACGCCGATGCCGAGGAACCCGCCCTCGCTGACCTCGACCATCCGCAGCTCGCCGCGCCGTGCCAGGTCGACGAGCGTCGCAAGGACGTCGCGCAGGTGGGCTTCCTCGTCCAGCAGCGTGCCGACGACGCCGGGCGCGAGGTCGCTCGGCGGCTCGGCCAGGTAGTCGACGCCGAGATCGAACTCCGGGTCGCGGCCGCGCTGGTACCACACCCAGTAGACGCCGAACAGGCCGCTGGCCAGCGCGACGACGCTGAGCAGCGCCACGATGAGGTTGAACAGGGCCAGCCAGCCGTCGGCCTGACCGGTCGACGTCGCGCCGCCGCGGGCCGCGTCGATCTCGGCCTGCTCGTCCACCCGTTCGGCATCGAGGTCGGCCTGGAAGGCGGTCTCGGTGGCCTGAACGTAGCCGTGCGGCCACTGGCCGCGCACTTCGACGGAGGCGCCGTTCTCGACGTCCTCGACCCGGATCCGCAGCACGCGGTCCGAGACGCGATCGGCCGGGACCGGCCGCCACGCCGCGTTCGGCCGCGGTTGGACGTAGCCGCTGCCGTCCGTCCAGCCCGGCACGGCGTCCGGCAGCGTGACCGTGATGACGGCGTTTTCCACGAGCGGCCGATCGGGCCGGATGACCGTCCACCACAGCTGGTCGCCGCCCTCGTACGCCCGCAGCGCGCCCGTCACGGTGTACTGGACGATGAACCGGGCGGAGCGCGGCGCCCGGATCTCGGGGAACCACCACTGGACGCGGATCAGGTCGCCGCGTGGCGTCACGCTGAACGTGTTCGGATCGCCGTCGCCTTCGGCGTACGGCTGGTCGGGCGCGTCGACCCGGGCCCCGTGGATGCCGGCCGCGCCTTCGCGGGACAGGTCGACGTAGCCGGTCGTGAAAGCGCCCGCGTCGAACGACACCGTGATGTCCTCCACCACGTCGAACGTGCCGTCCGGCTGGACGGCGACGTCGACGGCGTAGGTCTGGTAGTGGGCCTGCTTGCTCTGCGCGGACGCGCGACCGCCACCCGTCCACGCGAGGGCGACGACGGCCACGGTGATCGCGCCAAGGATCCGTCGTCCGATCGTCTGACTTCTCACTTGCCCTCCTCCACGTTCGGCCATCCTCTACGCCCCCGCCGCCGCACGGTTGCGCCGCGCGACGACGACGAGGATGTCCGCCGGCCGCCGCCGGGTCCGATCGCCGGGGTTCAGCGAGAACGCGGTCCGCCTCGACCAGCGCCACGCGGACGTCCGGCAGGTGGTGGAGCACGCCCTGGCAGACGACGGCGTCGACCGCGCCGTCGGCCAGCGGTAGGTGCTCGGCATCGGCGATCAGCGGCCAGACGCCGGCGATTCCGGCCGCGTTCGCCTTGGCGACGGCCTGCTTGAGCATGCCGCGCGACATGTCCAGCGCGACGACGGCCGGTCCGGCAGCGGCGACGGGCAGCGTCGTGCGCCCCGTCCCGCAACCGATGTCCAGGACGACGCGCGCGCCGTCCGCCGCCAGGCGCTCCGCCCACGGCCGTGCCGTCCAGAGCTGCTGGTACGGGGCGAACTCACGGCCGATCAGACGGTCGTAGCGGGCAGCCTCGCGGTCGTGATGGATCGCGTCGCGGCGCTTCCAGGCGGTTGGGTCGGACGGGACCGGCACGGCGCCGGTGTGCGCGACGGTCGTGCGCTCGGCCGCGCGGCGTCGAGGGGAGGGGGGTTCGATCATCGCCGCGTCCAGAACTGCAACAGCACGCTCCCGTACTTCCGCTCGTCGAAGCGCTCGAAGTGCTTCACGTCCGGCACCACCGCCTCGCGGGGGTGGATCTGCACGACGACCTGCCCGCCGTCGGCGGCGACGATCTCGGGCCGGGCATCCAGCGCCAGCAGGGCGCGCAGCCACATGCCCTTGTACTGGGGCGGCGCCACGAAGACGATATCGTACGGCACGTCGGGCGTCGTGGCGAGGACGTCGAACGCGTCGCGGCGCATCACCCGCGCGCGGTCGGCAAGGCCGGTGGCGGTCAGGTTTGCGCGCACCGTCTTGACGGCGGCCAGCTCGCGGTCGATGAAGTCGCACCATGCCGCGCCGCGGCTGAGGGCCTCGATCCCGACGCCGCCCGTCCCGGCGAAGAGGTCGAGGACGCGCGCGCCGGGCAGGTCGGGGCCGAGCATGCTGAACAGGGCCTCTTTGGCGCGGTCCGTGATCGGGCGGGTCGCGTCGCCTGGGACCATGGCCAGGCGGCGGCCCTTGGCGGAGCCGGCGATGACGCGCACGGGTCAGCCTTCCGATCCGGCAGCGCGGTGGGCACGATCATCGCCATCGCCGTTGCCATTTCCATTGCCATTGCCGTCGCCGCCGTCGGCGTCGTCGGCGTCGACCCGCTGCGCCACGGCCGTGACCCACGAGCCGCCGAGAGCCCGGTCGAGCAACCGGAACAGCGGCTGGGCGACGAGGCGGACCGGGCGGACGTGGAGCACGAAGCGCAGGCTTCGCGCGATCGGCGACGGCAGGCGCTCCTTGGCGGCCAGCGAGATCGCGAGCGCGGTCAGGAGATAGCTTTCGCTGAGGTACGTCCAGTGCGAGAGCCGGAACCCGGCGTCGGCCAGCGTTCGCTCCAGCGTCGACCGGCTGAACACCACCAGGTGCCGCGGCGTGTCCCAGCCCGGCCAGCGCGTGCGCCAGAGCCTGGCCTCCCAGCCGTCGAGAACGGGCGTCGTGACGACGAGCCACCCGCCCGGCTTGACGGACGCGGCCACGTGCCGCAGATCGTCGGCCGGATGGTCCAGGTGCTCGACGACGTCCCACAGCGTCGCGACGTCGAACGCGGCCGCCGGCAGGTCGGCCCGGTCGACGGTGGTCGACCAGACCGGGATCCCGCGCGCCCGCGCCGCCTCGGCCGCCCACGGCGCCGGCTCGACGCCCGCGATCACGAGCCCGGCGGTGCGCGCCGCATGAAGAAACGCCCCCGTAGCGCACCCGACGTCCAGCACGCGCCCGCCCGCCCCGGCGAGGCCGCGGACGAGCGCGACGCGGCGGCGCAGGTCGCGGGCGCGAAACCAGCGGAGCAGCCAGGCGGGACCCTTGCCGCGCCGGACGTAGTCGGGCGGGTAGTAGTCCGCCATCGCCGCGGGCGCCGGCCGCTCGCGCAGGTAGGTGAGGCCGCAGGACGCGCATCTGGCGTAGCGGAACGTGCCGGGGCCGTCGAACCAGCGGTCGCGGGCGACGTGGAGGGGGGTGTGGGCGTCCGTGCGGCAGGCGGGGCACGGGACGGTGATGGGTGTCGGGGCGGGGTGGGTCATGGGGGGTGGATGATACACGGGGGGTGGGCGCACGGATGCGTGTGCCGCTATGGCCCCGTTCTCAGATCACCATTCGTAGACCGCCAGACCACAGTGACCTGCGCCCCGATTGCCGGCGATCTCGCCTCAGATCACCTGTGATCCGCAGCCGGACCAACGTTGTCTGAGCGGCCAACCATCTGCCTCCCATGAACGCAGCGCCCACCCGATCCGCATCCCAATCCCGGCGCGGACGCGCCAGCAGGACTGGGCCCGCGCTTGCACGCGGGGCCCGGCGATTTCCGGTGATCGGAGGTTAGCCCCTCAGTTTGGCGGCCCTTCGGCCGCCGGGGCAATGCCTTGAGGTCGGCCTTGATGCCGTTGTAGGTGGCAGCGTCGACCGAACCGACTTCCGAGATGTCGTTCACGATGACGACGATCGGCTGGTCGCTGGTGACGACCGCGGAGCCAAACGAGTTCACCGGCATCGCGTTCGGCGAGTTGCTCGGGAAGAACGTCCAGGCGTTCAACGGCTGGACCACGACCTTGCACGCCGCGCCGCAGGAGCTCAGGCCAACGCCCTTGTCATCCGCGAACACGACTTCGATGTTCGCCGGCCCGGTGCCGATGTTCATCACCTGGATGCCCGTCGTGAACTTCGCCGTCGTGTGACCGCGGCGCGCCAGCGGCAAGGCCACCTTCGTCGCGCCCTGCGCCGCCGGAACCGCGTTGTACGCAGCCGACGTCTCGGTCAGGTTCTTCGAGTCGTTCACGATCGCCAGGATGTTGCCATCCGACTCGAGCACGGCCGAACCCACGCAGCCCTTCGGCAGCGTCGCCGCCGTCGGCTGGTAGAACACGTGGCTCGAACCCGCCGGAATGGCCGCCGGGCCCTCCGTGTACGAGTTGCCGGCGCACTCCGCCGAGCCACCGTAGTACTTCGCCGTCACGTTCACCGGCGCGTTCGTCGGGTTCACGACCGAGATACCGGTCGAGAAGCCCTTCGCCCCGCCCGCGTTCGTCCCCGCCAGCTGCTCCTTGCGGATCAGCGGCGCGTACAGCTTCATCGCGGCGCCTTCCGGCGGCACGCCTTCGAACGCGTACACGGCCTTCTGGCTGCTCTCGATGTCGACGAACGACTGGACGCCCACGTCCACCGCGCTCGTCACCTTCATCGAACCCAGGAAGCCGCCCGGCGTGTTCGGCTGCACGCCGATGAACGCCGCGTCCTTCGAAAGGTCGAGCGTCACCGACGAACCCGGCTGCACCTGGTACGTCTTGTTCACCACCGCCGTCGTGTTGCCCTGCGCGAACAGCTCAACGGTCACCGTGGCCACCTGGCCCGTGTCCGTGTTCTGGATCGACACGAGCGACGTCTGGCCGTAGTACTTGATGACCGACAACGGCACGAACACTTCCTTTGCCCGGCTGAACGTTCGAGTAGATCGCCGCAGCGCCCGACGTCGTCCAGTCCGTGCGCGCGATCGCCGCGATCTGGCGGTCGGCGCTGATGATCGCCGCGTACGCGCCGTTCGTCAGCTCCGTCACCGTCGGCAGGTACATGTTCACCGCGCCGCCCGCCGGTACGTTCGGCCGCGACACCTGGATCGCCGTCACCGCCGACGTGCTCTGCTTGTAGAAGTCCGCCAACACCGTCGCCGACTGCGTCGCGTCCAGGTTCTGCACCTGGATACCCGTCGCGCCTGCTCCCTGGATCCCGGCCAGGCGGCTGGCGCCACACCGCCGGCTGCCCACCCTGGAACATCCCGGCCGCGGCCATCGCCACGCCCGCCACCACTCCAACACCGGCCGTCATTACGACGAGCTTCTTCATCTCGGGTCCGCTCCTTGTGGATTCCTGTGAGATCGGGTTCGGCACCTCATCGGCGCCTCTGGGGGCCTCGACACCGGATTGCGGTGGAGGCATCCCCACCGACGGGAGCTCAGTGTAGGCGGCCGATCGGCCGCCGCCCATGGTCCGTGGGGTGCACCGTGGGCCGAATCGGCTACGACTTTCGGTGTATTGCCGAGGGAAAGCCCACGAATCGGCGCCTCAACGCCCCGGATTCGGCTGCGATCACGGCGCTTCGATCGTCGCGGTGTCCGTCACGGCCAGCGTGTCCGTCAGGAGGGCGGTGTCCGTCAGGACGTCGGTCACCGCGGGCTCGTCGTACGCGTCCGGCGCCTCGGGCGTGTAGTCCGACAAGTCGTCGTCGGCGCGATCCGTCGGGCGGCTCTCGAGCAGCTTCACCTGCGAGTCGGCCATGTAGTACGCGCTGCTGCCGTGATCGGCGATCCGCTGGATCGTCTGGAAGTCCTCGTAGGCGGCGTTGAACCGGCCGAGCGAGTAGTTCAGCATCGCCCGGTTCTGCCACGCGTCGATGTTGTTGTCGATCGCGATCGCCCGATCGAAGTCCGCCATCGCCTTGACGTTGTCGCCCCGGTTCTGGTGCGCGAAGCCGCGGTTGCCGAACGCCTGCGAAAGCTGGTCGTTGATCGCGAGCGCTTCGTCCAGCTTCTCGATCGCCGTCACGTAGTCCCCGTCGTCGATGTACAGCCGGCCGATGTTCGCGATCGCCTCGGCGTAGTCGGGCTTGAGTTCGAGCGCGGCATCGAGGTCCGCCCGCGCCTCGTCGCGCCGGCGCAGGTTGATGTAGGCCACGGCCCGGTTGTTCAGGACCTCGTAGCGGTTGTAGCCCTCCGGCGACGACGCCTCGGTCAGCTCGAGGGACTTCGTGCAATCGCCGACGGCCTCGTTGTGGAGCAGGAGCGCGTCGTTGGCGATGCAGCGGTTGGCGTACGCGAACGGCAGGTCGATCCCGCGCTCGATCGCCTTGTCGAACGCCAGGAGCGCCCGTTCGTTGTCTCCTTGCGCCAGATAGTTCTGCCCCGTGATGAGCGGGCTGCGGAAGGCGGAGCAGCCGGCCGTCAGCAGGGCGATAAGGACGGATGAGGCGCTGACGACGCGGCGGATCGAGGGCTGGGTCAATTCAGGACTCCCGGGGATGGCGCACGCGGACGGAATGCTTCATCGAGCGTGCCGGAGGAGCGTACTGGAGGAGCGTGCCAGAGGCGTGCGGACGGCGCAATACGCCGAACGTCGTAGCGCGGTCGATCCGCGTCGATCCGGCGATGGGTCCCGGCACGTCGAGGGGTCCGATGGTGGTAGTGACCCCCTAACCCCCTTCGTCGTCCGGGCGGGCGATCCGAACCCACGCCGTCGCCAACACGAGCCAGCTGACCTCGACGGCGATCATCCACAACCGCCATGCCACGACGAGCCCGAGCGCCACGGCGCTCGATCCGTACAGTGGCTCGAGGAGGAGGACCATCCCGAGATCCTTCACCAGCCCGGTCAGCGGAAGCGGCCCCATCAGGTTGCCGAGCGCCACCGCCAGCGAGCCGATGCCGATCGCGTCCGGCAGGGAAGCCGTCGGGCTCACGGCGCGCATGAACGCGTACAGCGCCACGCCGGAGAGCATGAGCACGCCGACGCCGCGCGCCAGCCAGAACCGCACGTGGCCGCCGTCGAACGCCGGCAGGGTCGAGATGGCCGTCCGGCGCCCGGTCAGGCGGCCGCCGAAGGCGACGAGGCGCCGGAACACCACGGGCTGCACCGCCGCAAGGGCGAACGCCGCCACGACGACGAGCACCCAGACGCCGACCGGCGGAGCGGACGCCGCCCACGGCAGCGTCGCGCCGTACAGGACGAGGCCGGCGACGCCGAGCACCACCCACTCGATCGTCGTCGCCGCACCGACGGCCAGCGCATCCGCGCGGCCGTACGCGGCCAGGCGGCCGAGCGGCGTCCAGATCCCGCCGGGCACGACATGCGCCAGCGCCGCAAGGGCGTAGCGCTGCGCGTGCTGCGCCGGACGCGCCCGCACGCCGAACGCCGCGACGATCCGCCGCCAAGTGTCGACCATCAGGATCGCGCCGGCCGTCTGGACCGTCCACGTGACGGCGAGCCACCGGGCGTCGAGCCGGAACGCACTCGCCAGCGTGCCCCGCACGCGCCGGAGCTCACCGTACAACCGCACGCCGACGACGCCGACGACAACCGCCGCCAAGACGACGCCGGCCGCGAGCCGGAACATCCGCCAACGGCGATCCCGGAGGCGCCGAACGGGGAACGCCGCGCCGGCCCCGGATTGCCCGTACGCGGCGCCCGCGTCGGTGCCGCCGGTCTCGACGCCGGCCGCCCCGGCGCGCTTCAGTCCAGCACCACGCGCAGCCCGTTGGGCGGCGCCGGGTACATGTGGCGGTGTTCGTACAGCCACTGCGGGTGGGCGACGACGGCCTCGCCGTGTGCGTGCGCGGCACACGCGATGAACTCGCGCTTGGCGGCGAGCCACGGCACCGGCAGCGCGCTGACGCCGTTCAGCACGGCGTTGCCCGTCCCCCTTGACGAGCGAGCGCACATTGCGGCCGCGGTACGTCGGCCAGACGTTGGCCGTCGCGAGCTCGGCCACGCGGTAGTGGCTGGCCTCGAGCAGCCGCCGCACCTCGACGGGCGCGTACTCGCGCTGGTGGCGGCCGTAGATCCCGTAGCCGGAGTACGGAAACTCCGTCGGGCGGTTGAAGAACAGGTTCACGAGGCGCTTGATGTTGATGAAGTTCGGCACGGTGATGAACATCAGCCCGCCCGGCGCCAGGACCCGGTGGCTCTCGGCCAGCGTGTGGCTCGGGTTGTAGCCGAGGTGCTCGAGCGTCTCCATGAACAAGACCGCGTCGAAGTGGTCGTCCGGGTACGGGAAGGCATCGCGCTCGATGTTGAAGATCCGGACGTCGATCGTCAGGCGGGACGGCGGCCCGCCGAGGGCCGGCACGTCGAGGACGACGCGGCCGGACGGCTGCCGCGGCGCCTCGCCCGGCCACGACCCGGCCCTCGACGCTGACGGCGTCGATCTCGGCGCCGAACGCGCTGTGGACGAGCGTCGTGAAGAAGTACGGCGCCGCGCCGAGCTCGAGGATCCGCAGCGGCCGGCCGACGACGGGCGGCAGATGGCGATCGATCATCCGCAGGCTGAGCGCGGCCGACTTGCCGTGCAGCCAGGCGTACTTCTCGAGGTCGGCGCGCGCCCGGACCAACAGGTCGCGGTCGAGCGTGTCCTCGACGATCCGGACCTGGCCGAGCACCGCCGCAAGCGCGGCCGGATCCTTGGCCAGCCGCAGCACCTCAGCGTTCATCGTCGCCCATCCCTTCCATATGTGCCGCTTGGGTCGGCGACGTCCGCTGACCCGATGGCGGTCGGCCAGGCCGACGCCTGCCGCGACCCTACGTCGCGGCAGCCCGCCGCGAGCCCGCGCACGTAAGCCGCGCCGGTCGCCGGACGGCCGCCCAGGAGCGACCGCGCCAGCGTCAGCCCGAGGCTGACGATCCGATACGCGACGACGACCGCGCGGTGCGCGCCGCGGCTGTGGGCCGCATAGTACGGCACGCTCGAGCGCGCCAGCAGGTACGCCTGCCCCGGCGAGCCGACGCCGGTGGACGCCGCGACGTGGTGGGCGATGCGCGCGCTCGGCACGTGCGCCAGGCGGAAGCCGGCCGCGCGGGCGCGCAGGCAGAGATCGTGGTCCTCGTAGTAGACCCGGAAGCGCTCGTCGAACAGGCCGATCCGCTCCCAGAGGGCGCGGCGGACGAGATGCAGCAGCCGTTCGCCCAGTCGATGTCGTACGGATGGGGGGAAGGCGGGTCGGCCGTCGTGTCGTGCGCGTCGAGGGTCCAGGGTCGCCGGAATCCGGCCGATGGCCAGACGGCGCCCGGCGGATCGAAGTACGTGACGGTCGGCGCGACGAGGCCGATCGGACCGCGACGCGGCGCACGGCCGGGCAGCGGCGCGGCGGCGAGCTCGGCCACGGCGGCGCCGGCGTACAGCTCCGTCAGCAGGGACGGCGCGGCGACGGTGTCGTTGTTCACGAGCAGCGTCCAGGCCGCACCTTCGTCCAACGCCCGCCGGATCCCGACGTTCGCGCCGGCCGCGAAGCCGAGATTCTCGGGGAGGGCCACGAGCACGACATGCGGAAACGCCGCGCGCCCGCCTCGGCCGAGCCGTCCGTCGACCCGTTGTCGACGACGACGATGCGGTGTTCGACACCGGCCGGGACGGACATCGCTTCCAGGCTCGCAAGGCACGCCAGCGTCAGCTCGCGGCGGTTCCAGTTCAGGACGATCGACGCCACGACGACATCGGGCGGCTCGGTGCGCATGATGGGTCGTGTCACCGTCGCCAGAGAGCGGATGAAGGAGTCGTTCATCGAAGCCGGCCGTGCATCCGCGGTCCCTCACCCGGCGCGCAGTGGCGCGCCTGCCCTCTCCCGCGGGGGCGGGAGAGGGCGGTCCAGCCGGGGGCCGACGCGTCGATCCACTCGATCCCCCACGCAATGGATGGATCCTTTCTCCCGCCCCCATGGGAGAAACGCGGTACCCAAACGCGCCTGCCGGCGCGTTTGGGGCCCAATGGTGGCAGCGCCGCAGGCGCTGACGGATAGAGGGAGAGTTCGGCGGGCATGACTTGACCGGCTCTCTAGAACCCTTGACGATCGAAGAACAGCTTGAACATCGCCACCTGATCGCGCAGGCTGCGGCTGCGGTAGCAGTTCAACAGGCACGGCGCCTTGCACGGCTTCATCTTGTCGCGCACGTCCTGGGCGTGGGCCGACTCCCAGATCTGGCGGGGGTGGGTCGTCCGGACGTTGCCGACGAGGTCATCGACGGTGTAGCAGAAGTTCACGTCGCCGCGCGGGCCGATGTTGAACGTGCTGTAGCGGACCATGCACTCGTCCGGTCGCGGGTGGCTGGAGGGGCTCGCGGAAGTAGTGCTGCATCGCCACGAGGTGCTCATCGGGGTTCCAGACGGCTTTGCCGGCGCGCTTGAGTTCGCGCACGGCCTCAAGGGCATCGTGGACCGCGTCGGGGTCGCGCGGCCAGTGTGGGTTGCGCTCGAACCATGCCGGGTCCATCCCCTCGTCCGTCGCGAACGTCGGATACAGCGGCTGGAACAGGACGCGGTCGACGCCAAGGCCGAGGGCCCACTCGGCGGTGGCAGCCATGTCGGCGTACGTCTCCTCCATGATGATCGACGCCACGCCGAGAACGATGCTCGGGTCGCGGCGCAGGTTCAGCACGGCCTCGACGCAGCGGTCGTAGAGCGGCACGCCCCGGCAGCGGTCGTGCACCTCACGGTTGAGCGTGTCGATCGAGATCGACAGGAAGTCGGGTCCGACCTCGCGAATGCGGTCGCAGGCCGACGGCGTGAGGTACATCCCGTTCGTCGACATCTTCGTCTTGATGCCGATGTCGCGGCAGTGCGCCAGGATGTCGAACATCCCGCGCTTCTGGAACGGCTCGCCGCCGGAGATGACGATGAAGAACGGCCCGAGCCAGGAGCGCAGGTCGTCGAGGACGCGCTTCCATTCGTCCACGTCCAACTCGTTGTGCGCCTGGAGCGTCCAGATGTCGCACATCGTACAGCGCGCGGCGCACGCGTCGGTGATGATCACCGATACCTTGTCGGGCTTGCCGAGCGGGCGATCGAGGCTGTAGCTTGCCTTCAGACGCAGGTGGTTCAAGCCCTGCGTGGCGGCGAACTGCACATCGGCCAGCTGGATATCTGTGCGCATGGTGTGACCCCGTCAGAGGCGCCGGTTCATCGAACCAGCCGGTCGAACATCGTGGGCGATCATCGTCGCCGCGCATTGAGACAGCGGAAACGACCGCCGCGGGTCCGCATGGCACGGACCGGCGTGATCCCGGTCATCGTGCCCCGGACTCGTCCGGGGCACGATCATAG
Above is a window of Candidatus Avedoeria danica DNA encoding:
- a CDS encoding DUF2207 domain-containing protein codes for the protein MRSQTIGRRILGAITVAVVALAWTGGGRASAQSKQAHYQTYAVDVAVQPDGTFDVVEDITVSFDAGAFTTGYVDLSREGAAGIHGARVDAPDQPYAEGDGDPNTFSVTPRGDLIRVQWWFPEIRAPRSARFIVQYTVTGALRAYEGGDQLWWTVIRPDRPLVENAVITVTLPDAVPGWTDGSGYVQPRPNAAWRPVPADRVSDRVLRIRVEDVENGASVEVRGQWPHGYVQATETAFQADLDAERVDEQAEIDAARGGATSTGQADGWLALFNLIVALLSVVALASGLFGVYWVWYQRGRDPEFDLGVDYLAEPPSDLAPGVVGTLLDEEAHLRDVLATLVDLARRGELRMVEVSEGGFLGIGVRQDILFERAPDAGSAGAPSTLSKFEAALVEAVFGRSDRRKLSDLKNAFYSELPALYSQLYESVVDAGLFTARPDKTRGQYIGLGIGGVVLSIVLFVATILLVETIPLAMCLPGVLLIVSIAALLTASAMPRKTPAGAEAAARWRAFRDWLVNIEQQRGHLETAGDLFDRYLPYAVAFGIDRQWIAAFARVDAAAPPWYVPAGQDARGRPWVDWGRGPRPFDHGAGSGRMGGGPLGPSGDGASGGMPDLQGASDRLGGGLSALSGSLSSMLSSAAVVFGSQPAPSGGSGWSGGSGGGGWSGGGFSGGGGGGGGGGGGGFG
- a CDS encoding RsmD family RNA methyltransferase, translated to MVPGDATRPITDRAKEALFSMLGPDLPGARVLDLFAGTGGVGIEALSRGAAWCDFIDRELAAVKTVRANLTATGLADRARVMRRDAFDVLATTPDVPYDIVFVAPPQYKGMWLRALLALDARPEIVAADGGQVVVQIHPREAVVPDVKHFERFDERKYGSVLLQFWTRR
- a CDS encoding class I SAM-dependent methyltransferase; the encoded protein is MTHPAPTPITVPCPACRTDAHTPLHVARDRWFDGPGTFRYARCASCGLTYLRERPAPAAMADYYPPDYVRRGKGPAWLLRWFRARDLRRRVALVRGLAGAGGRVLDVGCATGAFLHAARTAGLVIAGVEPAPWAAEAARARGIPVWSTTVDRADLPAAAFDVATLWDVVEHLDHPADDLRHVAASVKPGGWLVVTTPVLDGWEARLWRTRWPGWDTPRHLVVFSRSTLERTLADAGFRLSHWTYLSESYLLTALAISLAAKERLPSPIARSLRFVLHVRPVRLVAQPLFRLLDRALGGSWVTAVAQRVDADDADGGDGNGNGNGNGDGDDRAHRAAGSEG
- a CDS encoding tetratricopeptide repeat protein, whose product is MTQPSIRRVVSASSVLIALLTAGCSAFRSPLITGQNYLAQGDNERALLAFDKAIERGIDLPFAYANRCIANDALLLHNEAVGDCTKSLELTEASSPEGYNRYEVLNNRAVAYINLRRRDEARADLDAALELKPDYAEAIANIGRLYIDDGDYVTAIEKLDEALAINDQLSQAFGNRGFAHQNRGDNVKAMADFDRAIAIDNNIDAWQNRAMLNYSLGRFNAAYEDFQTIQRIADHGSSAYYMADSQVKLLESRPTDRADDDLSDYTPEAPDAYDEPAVTDVLTDTALLTDTLAVTDTATIEAP
- a CDS encoding methyltransferase domain-containing protein, whose amino-acid sequence is MPALGGPPSRLTIDVRIFNIERDAFPYPDDHFDAVLFMETLEHLGYNPSHTLAESHRVLAPGGLMFITVPNFINIKRLVNLFFNRPTEFPYSGYGIYGRHQREYAPVEVRRLLEASHYRVAELATANVWPTYRGRNVRSLVKGDGQRRAERRQRAAGAVARRQARVHRVCRARTRRGRRRPPAVAVRTPPHVPGAAQRAARGAGLKRAGAAGVETGGTDAGAAYGQSGAGAAFPVRRLRDRRWRMFRLAAGVVLAAVVVGVVGVRLYGELRRVRGTLASAFRLDARWLAVTWTVQTAGAILMVDTWRRIVAAFGVRARPAQHAQRYALAALAHVVPGGIWTPLGRLAAYGRADALAVGAATTIEWVVLGVAGLVLYGATLPWAASAPPVGVWVLVVVAAFALAAVQPVVFRRLVAFGGRLTGRRTAISTLPAFDGGHVRFWLARGVGVLMLSGVALYAFMRAVSPTASLPDAIGIGSLAVALGNLMGPLPLTGLVKDLGMVLLLEPLYGSSAVALGLVVAWRLWMIAVEVSWLVLATAWVRIARPDDEGG
- a CDS encoding SPASM domain-containing protein; its protein translation is MVRYSTFNIGPRGDVNFCYTVDDLVGNVRTTHPRQIWESAHAQDVRDKMKPCKAPCLLNCYRSRSLRDQVAMFKLFFDRQGF
- a CDS encoding radical SAM protein, whose protein sequence is MRTDIQLADVQFAATQGLNHLRLKASYSLDRPLGKPDKVSVIITDACAARCTMCDIWTLQAHNELDVDEWKRVLDDLRSWLGPFFIVISGGEPFQKRGMFDILAHCRDIGIKTKMSTNGMYLTPSACDRIREVGPDFLSISIDTLNREVHDRCRGVPLYDRCVEAVLNLRRDPSIVLGVASIIMEETYADMAATAEWALGLGVDRVLFQPLYPTFATDEGMDPAWFERNPHWPRDPDAVHDALEAVRELKRAGKAVWNPDEHLVAMQHYFREPLQPPATGRVHGPLQHVQHRPARRRELLLHRR